The sequence below is a genomic window from Sphingobium sp. EP60837.
TTCCTCGACCTGGATGGCTTCAAGATCATCAACGACCGCTATGGCCACCCAATGGGAGACGCGGTTCTGCGAGAGGTGTCCGCCAGGCTGCGGGCGACCGTCCGCTCCGTCGATACGGTCGCCCGCATCGGTGGCGACGAATTCATCGTCGTCCAAGAAGGCGTCCTGCACGAAGGCGAGGCCGAGATGCTGGCCCGCCGCATCATCAAGCAACTAAGCGCGCCCTATCAGTTGATGGGCGAGCAGATCCGCATTTCCGTCAGCATCGGGATAGCGATGGCGCCGCGCCATGGATTGGGCCTGGAACATCTGACCGCCTGCGCTGACGCCGCCCTCTATCGCTCCAAACGGGGCGGCAAGGCGCAGCTCTATTTCTGCACAGCGGAAGATGTAGCCGAAGCGGGCCGCGCAGTAGCCTGAACCGCGGCGGAGCGATTATGAAAGCGGTTGCGGCGGGGGCTTTAGCCGCTTCGTCGGACGAGATCGTTGTTACAGCGAAGAAGCGCTCCGAGAATGTTCGGAGCGTCCTGAAGCAGGTTGCTGTCGCCTCTCAGGCCCAACTGGCGGTCGCCTGCGTAACGCGGATCACCGATCTGCAGACGGTTTTCCCAACTGTCACGGCCACATCGCAAGCGCAGAACAGCAAGGCACCTGGCATTCGCCGTATGGCCCCATCGCCAATTCGGTCGGCGTGCAGGCGCAGACGGGGATTATCGTGGATGATTTACCGCAAGCCGCTTCGTCCACCCTGGCCGACGGACGTGGAACGCGTGGAAGTGTTCGCTCGCCCGCAGGCGACACTTAGCAAGGTTGGGCTCACACATGACGATTGGCCGTTGGCAACGCACTACCGTTGTTGCACAACGCGTTTCGCAGGGAGGACAGGCCGTGGCGCGGACCAGTAAACAACATGTCATAGCTGATCCCCTGCTCCGCACTCGCTTGTTCTTGATGATGGCGCTTCAAACGGCGGTGTGGGGCGCCTGGGCGCCAAAGCTATTTCCTTACATGACGATGCTTGGCTTTAGTGCGGCGGAACAGGCGGTCGTCGGTAGCAGCTGGGGTATCGCAGCTGTTATCGGTATCTTCGTTTCGAACCAATTTGCCGATCGCAACTTCGCGGCAGAGCGCTTCCTGTGCGTCAGCCATCTTCTGTCTGGGCTCTGTCTGATCGGGGTGGCTTTCTCGCAAAGCTTCGCCGGTTTCTTCGCCTGTTACCTCGGTTACAGCTTGCTGTATGTTCCCACCATCTCGGTCGCGAACTCGATAGCTTTCGCCAGCTTGCCCGATCCGGCACGCGATTTCGGGACGGTTCGCATGGGCGGCACGGTAGGCTGGATTCTCGCAAGCTGGCCGTTCATTTTCCTGTTGAGCGCGCATGCGGATGCGGAACAGGTGCGGTGGATTTTCCTGGTGGCGGCAATTATTTCCTTCGCCATGGCGGCCTTCTCGCTGACTTTGCCCCATACGCCGCCGAAACTGGACGGGTCTGTGGATCAACTGGCGTGGCGGCGCGCTCTCGGCTTGTTGCGCCAACCCTATCTAGCCGTGCTTTTCCTCGTCACTTTTCTCGATGCGGTCATCCATAACGGCTATTTTGTGCTTTCCGATGCGTTCCTGACCGATCGTGTCGGCATTGCGGGCAATCTCAGCATGGTCGTCCTGAGTCTTGGACAATTAGCGGAAATATTGACGATGCTGGTGCTCGGTAGGGTGCTGGCAAAGTTGGGCTGGCGCACGACGATGGTCATCGGGATACTTGGACACGCAGCCCGCTTCGCGATTTTCGCGTTCGCCGCCGACAGCGTGCCGCTTATCATCGGGGTGCAGCTGCTGCATGGGATTTGCTACGCATTCTTCTTTGCAACGGTTTACATCTTTATCGACGACGCGTTCCCCAAGGATGTGAGAGTGAGCGCCCAAGGGTTATTCAACCTGTTGATCCTGGGCGTCGGCATGGTGGTGGCGAGCTTCCTGTTCCCCTATTTGGCAGCGCTGCTCAGCAGCGAGGTGGTCACGGAGACCGGGCGTCACATGGTGGTCGATTATCGCACGCTGTTCCTGGTGCCGACCGGACTGGCGCTTGTCGGCGCACTGCTTCTCGGCTTTGCCTTTCGCCCTCTGTCGCGCGGACCCAAGGCCGCCATTGAGGATGAGGCTCCTTATCTGAGCATGGACCCGGGGGCGGCGACGCCATGAGCGGAAAGACGCATCCTGCTCCCGTTCGCATGGCGATGGTCGGCGGGGGAGCCGGTTCCTTTATCGGTCCTGTGCATCGGATGGCCGCTCAGCTCGACCGTCAGATCGTGCTGGTGGCGGGTGCGTTCAGCCACGATCCGGATCGTTCCGCCGCCACCGGGCGCAGTCTTGGCCTGGAGGACGACCGTATCCATTCCGACTGGCGCGCCATGCTCGCTGCCGAGGCAGCGCGCGAGGACGGTGCCGAGTTGGTGGCGATCGCTACCCCTAATCACTTGCATTTGCCCATAGCGCTCGCCTCGCTTGCCGCAGGTTTCCACGTGGTCTCCGACAAGCCGGCGACGGCCACGCTCGCCGAAGCGCTTGAGCTTCGCGATGCGGTCTCGGCGACCGACCGGATTTATACGCTGACCTACACTTATACGGGTTACCCGATGATACGCCGCGCCAGAGAGATGGTGGCGAACGGCGCGCTGGGCGACATTCGCAAGATAGTCGTCGATTACCCGCAAGGCTGGCTGGCCGAACCCATCGAGACCGAGGGCAACAAGCAGGCCGCTTGGCGCGCGGACCCCTCCCAGGCGGGAGTCGGGGGATGCATCGGCGACATCGGCGTTCATGCCTTCAACCTTGCCGAATATGTCAGCGGGGCAAAGGTGGCCGCGTTCGTGGCCGATCTGGCGGCCGTCGTTCCGGGGCGCTTGCTGGACGATGATTCCAATCTGCTGCTGCGCTTCGACAATGGGGCGCGCGGCGCACTCCTCGCTTCCCAGATTGCGACAGGAGAGCGCAACAACCTGACCCTGCGGGTTTACGGATCGAAAGCTGGGATGGTCTGGAGCCACGAGACCGCGACAAGTTTGACGATCAACTATCTGAATGGCGAGACACGAATCCTCCACGACGGCGCCGACGGCCGCTCGCGCTTGCCAGCCGGGCATCCCGAGGGTTTCATCGAAGCATTTGCCAACATCTATCGCGATACGGCCGCCGCCATCCGTGGCGCCCCCGGCATTGTTGACGCGCTGGTGCCGGGGATCGCCGCCGGCGTGCGGTCAATGCGGTTTGTCGAGCGCGCAGTGGCAAGCAGCGCGGCGCGTGCCGGATGGACAAATTTGGAAGATTGACAGTTTATGAAAACGCTAAAGGGCCCGGGCCTGTTCATCGCGCAGTTTGTGAATGAAACGCCCCCGTTCGACCGGCTGGATTCGATCGCCCGCTGGGCAGCCGAGCTGGGCTATAAGGGACTGCAACTCCCGACCGGGCCGGGCAGCTTCGTCGATCTCGAACAGGCCGCTGGATCGCAGGACTATTGTGACGAGATCACCGGTACGCTCGCTGCGCATGGGCTTGCGGTCACCGAACTATCGACTCATCTGCAAGGGCAGTTGATTGCTGTTCACCCGGCCTATGACCCGTTGTTCGACAGCTTCGCTGCGCCCGAGGTCCGGGGCAATCCGGTCGCGCGCACCGAATGGGCGGCCCGCCAATTGAAGCTCGCTGCAAAGGCGAGCCGCCGGATGGGGCTGGACGTCCATGTTACTTTCTCCGGTGCGCTGGCGTGGCCCTATATCTATCCATGGCCCCAACGACCGGCCGGGCTGGTCGAAGAAGCCTTTGCCGAGTTGGCGCGGCGCTGGCAGCCATTGCTCGACTGTTTCGCCGATGAGGGCGTGGATCTCGCGTTCGAGCTTCATCCGGGCGAGGACCTGCACGACGGCGTGACGTTCGATCGCTTCCTTGATCTGGTCGGCGGTCACCCGCGCGCTGCCATCCTTTTCGATCCGAGCCACTTCCAGCTCCAGCAGCTCGATTACCTCTCCTTCATCGATCATTACCATGATCGGATCAGGGCGTTTCACGTCAAGGATGCCGAGTTCCGGCCGAACGGACGAAGCGGAACATATGGCGGCTACCAGTCATGGGTCGATCGGCCGGGGCGCTTCCGTTCGCTGGGTGATGGGCAGATCGATTTCCGCGCCATTTTCTCGAAGCTCGCTCAATATGACTTTGCGGGATGGGCGGTGCTCGAATGGGAATGCGCCATCAAACACCCGGAACAAGGCGCGCGCGAGGGCGCGCCGTTCATCGCAGACCATATCATCTGCGTGACTGACCGCGCATTCGACGACTTTGCCGCCGCGCAGAGTGATGCCGCCCGCAACCGCAAGCTTCTGGGACTTGCCGAATGACCTTGCTCGATCGCCGCTCGATCCTGTTTTCCGGCCTGGCCCTCGGCGCGATGGCCTCGACCCCGTCTTTCGCGCGGCGGCGCGGTTTCTTCGCCCGGCATGGACTGCCGGTCGGGGTTCAGCTCTACACCGTCGGGGCGGAGGCGGCGAAGGATCTGGACGGCACCCTGGCCCGGCTGGCCGCGATCGGCTACCGAACCGTGGAGTTGGCCGGACTGCACGGGCATAGGGCGACGGAACTGCGCCAGGCAGCGGACAAGGCGGGGCTGCGCTTCACCAGCATTCATCTCCAGGCGACCGCGCGCGGACGGGAACCGGGGATCGACAGCGACCCCGCCCGCATCGCGGCGGAAATGAACATCCTTGGCATCAAGGACGTCGTGCTGCCGTTAATGCCCTGGCCGGAGGGCGGACGGCCCAAGGCAGGCGAGGGAATTGGAGACTATCTGGCGCGTGTCGCTGCGACGCCGGGCGGCGATATCTGGAAACGAACAGCCGCATTACTGAACGCGCGCGGCGCGCTGCTGAAGCGTGAGGGGCTACGCCTGGGTTACCATAACCATAATGTGGAGTTCGCCCCAGTCGATGGGCGGACCGGCTTCGACATCCTGATGGCTGAGACCGATCCTGCCCTGGTCAGCTTCGAGATGGACGCAGGCTGGGTCGTTGCGGCCGGGTTGGACCCGATCGACCTGCTGCGGCGCTATCCGCGCCGGTTTCGCCAGATGCATGTCAAGGATGTGTTGGACAGCACTGTCCGGAACTTCGCCATCAGGCAGGACCCGACTGAGGTCGGCAGCGGGATCATCCCCTGGGCCAAACTGCTGCCCGCCGCCTATGCCGCCGGCATCCAACAGTTCTACGTCGAGCAGGAACCGCCCTTCGCGGGACCCAAGTTCGATGCCCTCACAAAAAGCTTCGCCTACCTGACCGGCCAGATCTGAAAGCCTGTCAGCATGACTAGAAAACCCTGTCTTTCGGCCGGCCGCGGAACCTTGTTGTTGGGGCTGACGACATTCGTCGCGGCCTGTGCGATGAACGCGCGGCCCGGCAGCAACACCGTGTCGGATCGCGGTGACTGGCCGGTATATGGCGGAAATGCGGGCGGCGACCGCTATTCCGAGCTTGGCCAGATCGACACGCGCAACGTCGGCAAGCTGGAGCAGGTCTGGCGGGTCGATTTCGGTCCCGGCGGCTTGCAGACCACGCCGCTGGTCATTGGCGGTGTGCTATATGCCACGACCCCGGGGCAGAAGACCGTCGCGATGTCGCCGGAGACAGGCGCCAAGCTGTGGGAATATGATCCGGGTTCGCGAAGCACGCAACCGATCCGCGGCCTAGCCTATTGGCGCGAAGGCGCTGAAGCCCATCTATTCACCAGCTATGGTTCTTACTTGGTGGCGCTATCGCCGGAAACGGGCCAGCCCATTCCCACTTTCGGCAAGGATGGGCGCGTCGATCTGCGCGACGAACTCGGCCGCGATCCCGCGACCATGGCGACATTCCTGACCTCTCCCGCTACGGTGTTCAAGGACCTCGTCATCGTGGGTTTCCGGACTTCCGAGACGGCGCCGGCGGCGCCCGGCAGTATCCGCGCCTATGACGCGCGCACCGGCAAGCTGCGCTGGAAATTCGACGTCATCCCCCATCCCGGTGAGCCCGGCTACGATAGCTGGCCGACGGACGCATGGAAGACCGCTGGCGGGGCCAACAACTGGGCCGGAATGGTCGTCGATGAGCGGCGCGGTATCTTGTTCGTTCCCACAGGTTCTGCGGTGAACGACTTTTACGGCGCGGATCGGGTCGGCAATAATCTATATGCCAATTCGCTGATCGCGCTCGATGCCGCGACCGGGCGTCGCCTATGGCACTTCCAGGGGGTCCACCACGACCTGTGGGACCGGGACTTTCCCTCACCACCGGTGCTGCTGACGGTCCGTCGCGGCGGAAAGTCGGTCAATGCCGTCGCGCAAGGATCGAAGCAGGGCATGCTGTTCCTGTTCGACCGCGTCACCGGCAAGCCGCTCTTCCCCATTGAGGAACGTCCCGTTCCCGCCAGCGACGTGCCCGGAGAAGTCGCCTCGCCGACGCAGCCCTTCGCGCTGACGCCTGCGCCATTCGCGCGCCAACATCTGACCGCCGACATGCTGACCAACCGCACCCCGGAAGCGCGCGCGGCCGCGGAAAAGGCGTTCGCCACTTTCAATAACAAAGGCCCATTCACGCCTTTGACGGTGGGCAAGCAGACGGTGGTTTTCCCAGGTTTCGACGGTGGAGCGGAGTGGGGTGGCCCTGCGGTCGACCATCGGCGCGGGGTCATCTACATCAATAGCAACGATGTCGTGTGGACTGGCGGACTGGCTGAAACCAAGCCGGCGCCGGCTGCGGGGAACGGCGCCGCGCTCTATCAGGAGCAATGTTCCGCCTGCCACGGCGCGAACCGCGACGGCGCCCCGCCAGAGTTCCCGCCCCTTACAAATCTTAGCCCCCGTTTGGACACAGCCCAGATCGCAGCCATTATCGCAGGCGGTAAGGGACGTATGCCGGGCTTTCCGCAAATTCCCCCCGCGGATCGCGCCGCCATCGCCAGCTATTTGGCAGGCGGCAGGGCCGAGGCGAGCAACGGCGAGCAGCGGGAAGCCGAAAGCGCCGCCCCGGCGGTGCAGCGGGCGCGCTACAGGTTCACCGGTTATCGCAAGTTCCTCGATGCCCAGGGCTATCCCGCCGTCGCCCCGCCATGGGGTACGCTCAATGCCATAGATCTCAACACCGGCAGATATCTGTGGAAGATCCCGTTGGGAGAGTATCCAGAACTCTCCGCAAAGGGCATGCGCGATACCGGATCGGAGAATTATGGGGGCCCCATCGTAACCGCGGGAGGGCTCGTGATCATCGGCGCGACGATTTACGATCGCAAGTTACGCGCGTTCGATAGCCGCACCGGCAAGCTGCTCTGGCAAACGGAGTTGCCTTTCGCCGGGGTCGCCACGCCAGTCACCTATATGGCTGGCGGTCGGCAGTTCATTGTCATCGCGACCAGCGGTTCGCGCAATCCCAAAGGGCCACAAGGCTCAGCCTATGTTGCTTTCGCATTGCCGACTGGTCGGTAAGTGCCAAGCCTTCCGAAGAACAGCGCCGAGTTGGCCGACTACATCCTTAAACGGAAAGACTAGCAAGGTCAGCTGGTACGCCTTGGGCGCATCTATGCGTGACAAAGGCCAAAGCGGCGAGGCGGCGCGTTCTCGCTCCCCATCTGGCGAGCGACAAGGCCACGCCATAAAACCAGAATGGTTAAGCGTCCAATTGGAGGGGCAACTTGACGCCGCCAGAGGCAAGGCGCGGCCAATATCAGTTGTTGGACGATTTATAGCTATTTTCAGTAGCTTAAGGAAAGGGCTGGCGGAGCGGGAGGGATTCGAACCCTCGATACGCTTTTGACGTATACTCACTTTCCAGGCGAGCGCCTTCGACCACTCGGCCACCGCTCCGCATGCACTGGAAGGCGGCTCCCTATCGTGCAGCGCGGCGCTAGGCAAGGGGTGGTTGATATGCCTCCTGTAATTCCGTTCCGGCAGACTATATCGGATAAGGAGATCGTTCCGGTCGCAGGCCCGATTCCGGAACAATCGTCGCTTGCCCGGCGATAAAATCCCTGACGACGATATGCCCTCAGGGATGGAAAGGCTGAACATGATTGTAGGCACGGTACGGGAGATCAAGAATCACGAATATCGCGTCGGCCTGACGCCTGAGAGCGTGCATGAGCTGACCGCCCATGGCCATCAGGTGCTGGTGGAAACCGGCGCGGGCGACGGGATCGGCGCGCATGACTCGTTATACGCAAAGGCCGGGGGCGAGATCGTCCCGTCGGCGCGCGAGGTTTTCGCCGCTGCCGAGATGATCGTGAAGGTGAAAGAGCCCCAGGCCGAGGAACGCGCGATGCTGCGGCCCGGCCAGATACTCTACACCTATCTTCACCTCGCCCCCGATCCGGAGCAGACCCGCGACCTTATCGCGTCGGGCGCGACCTGCATCGCCTATGAAACGGTGAGCGACGATCATGGCGGCCTGCCGCTGCTAAAGCCCATGAGCCAGGTTGCTGGACGCATGGCGATCCAGGCGGGCGCGACCGCGCTTGAAAAGGCGAATGGCGGCCGGGGCGTGCTGCTGGGCGGCGTGCCCGGCGTGCTTCCAGCCAAGGTCTGCGTCATCGGCGGCGGCGTCGTCGGCTTCAATGCGGCGCAGATGGCGGCGGGCCTTGGCGCTGACGTCACGATACTCGACCGCAGCCCCGAGGTGCTCGAAAAGCTCGGCATCTATTTCGAAGCGCGGGCCAAGACCCGCTTTTCCAACCGCGCCAACCTTGCCGAATGCGTGGCCGACGCGGACCTGGTCATCGGCGCTGTCCTCATTCCGGGGGCCGCCGCGCCGAAGCTGGTGACAGCGGACATGCTCAAGACCATGAAGAAGGGCGCAGTGCTGGTCGATGTCGCGATCGACCAGGGCGGCTGTTTCGAAACCAGCCATGCCACCACCCATGCCGAACCCACCTATGTGGTCGATGGCATCGTCCATTATTGCGTCGCCAACATGCCGGGCGCGGTCGCGCGCACCAGCACCTATGCGCTCAACAATGTGACGCTGCCCCATGCGCTGCGCATCGCCGACCTGGGGTGGAAGGAAGCGCTGCGGTCCGACCCGCATCTTCTCGCGGGCCTGAACGTATGGAACGGCAAGGTGACCTATCAAGCCGTCGCGCAGGCGCTCGACCTGCCCTACACGCCCGCGCAGGAGGCGCTGGGCTGACACGCGCTTAGCCGCTCCTAATCTTTTCCCGCAGCCTTGCGGGTTCCCCGGCCTCGTTCGTCTTGCTTGTCGGGGGCAGTCTGGTTCCCTGCCCCCAACCAAGCACATTCGACGAAGAGAGGCCCGGTTACCCCGACATGGTCCAACATATTTGCATTGCCGCCTTGCCGCCGCGCTCTGTCCTGCATCGCAGCAGGGGGGTGCGCTGATGCACGGCGACCTCATCAACTGGTTCGTGCCGCTCGCCGCCATGCTGGGCGCGGGGCTTTTCGCGGGTTTCGCGGCTGGCATCTTCGGCATCGGGGGCGGCTTCGTCGTGGTGCCGGCGCTGTTCGTGGTGCTGCCCTTGCTGGGCGGCACGCATGAAGCGGTCGCCCATGTCGCCATCGGCACGTCGGCCGCCACGATCATCGTCACGTCGATCCGTTCCTTGCTCGCTCATGCCAAGCGCGGCGCGGTGGAGTTCGAAGTGCTGAGGGCGTGGGCGCCGTGGATCATATTGGGTGACGGGGTAGGGGTGTTGCTGGCGGGGCATGTGGACGGCCGCGTGCTGACGATTATCTTCGCGTCGGGCGTCTTCCTCATGTCCTTGAATTTCCTGCTGCCCAAGGTCGGCGGCAAGGTGATCAGCGACGAAATGCCTTCCGGCATCGCCCGCGTCGGCATCGCCGGGGGCCTGGGCACTTTCTCCGCGCTGCTCGGCATCGGCGGCGGCACGATCGCCATCATGGTGATGACCCTGTGCGGCCGTTCCATTCATCGCGCCATCGCGACCGCGTCGGGCATCGGTACGCTGATCGCCATTCCCAGCGCCATCGGCTTCGCGCTGATCGGGCTTAAGGAAACGGGCCTGCCCTGGGGGTCGCTCGGCTTCGTCAACATGCCGGCTACGCTGGCGATCGCCTCCATGTCGATCCTCACCGCGCCGCTCGGCGTTGCCGCCGCGCACAGCCTGCCCGCCAATCTGCTGAAGCGGATATTCGGCATCTATCTCGTGATCATCGCCTGCATCATGTTCCGCAACGCGATCCACATGTGATCGTCAATCGGCGTCAGGATTGCGGAAATTCAGGCGGCGCGTGACGGTATAATCCAGCACGCCGACCAGGAAATAGCTGATCCACTGCTTGATCAGCGTCAGCACGCCGCGTTGGGCCTTATAGCTTTCGAGCGTCACTTGCCGGCTCTCGCCCGCGCGGCGGCTGATGAAGTCCCGCGCTTCCTGCGCCAAAGCCTTGTCCTCGATCCGCAGCATGATCTCCAGGTTCAGGAACAGACTGCGCATGTCGAAATTGGCTGACCCGATGAAGACCGCATCGTCGATGACGATCAGCTTCATGTGCAGCTTGCAGGTCTGATATTCCCAAATCTCCACCCCACGCCGGAGCAGCGGGCCGTAGAGCAGCCGCGCCGCGGCCACGGTCGCGCCATTGTCGGATCGCGACGGCAGGATCAGCCGCGCGCCTTGCCGCTTCGCTGCCCGCGCGATGCGCTTCAACATGCCGCGTCCGGGCGAGAAATAAGCCGCCACCATGTCCACCCGGCTGGCCTTTTCGAGATCATGCTTCACCACCTGCGCCCAGGGGCTCAGTCGCCGGGTCGGCCCGCCGATCAGCCAGCGCATCGGATCGGCTGGATCGTGATGCAGGGAAGGATGCCAGTGCCGCACCATCCGCCGCAGCGTGCGGAAACGCTGCCGCTTGGTGGAGACCCATCGCCACAGTTGCCCGAACCAGGTGCTCATCGCCCCCACCTGCGGTCCTTCGAGGATCAGCCCCAGGTCCACCCAGGCGTCATCCTCCGGCAATCCGAAATAGGCATCCTCGACATTGAAGCCGCCCAGCAGCAGCCGCCGGTCGTCGGCGATGGTCATCTTCTGATGGTTGCGGATCAGGTAGCGCGTCGATCGGCGCGCGCCGAAACGCCCGAAATGACCGCCCGCCTTGAGCAGCGGATCGAAGAAGGCCGCTGGTGTATCCGCCGATCCGAAAGCGTCGATCATCAGTGTCACCGCGACGCCGCGCCCGCGCGCCGCCACCAGCCGGTCGAGCACCATCCGCCCGCTCTCATCATCGGCGAAGATATAATAATAGAGCTTCAGACTGTCCGTGGCGCCGTCAATCAGCCCGATCAGGGCCTCGCGCAGTGCCGGGCCATTTTCGATCACTCTCAGCCGATTGGCCCCGATGGACAG
It includes:
- a CDS encoding MFS transporter, with the translated sequence MARTSKQHVIADPLLRTRLFLMMALQTAVWGAWAPKLFPYMTMLGFSAAEQAVVGSSWGIAAVIGIFVSNQFADRNFAAERFLCVSHLLSGLCLIGVAFSQSFAGFFACYLGYSLLYVPTISVANSIAFASLPDPARDFGTVRMGGTVGWILASWPFIFLLSAHADAEQVRWIFLVAAIISFAMAAFSLTLPHTPPKLDGSVDQLAWRRALGLLRQPYLAVLFLVTFLDAVIHNGYFVLSDAFLTDRVGIAGNLSMVVLSLGQLAEILTMLVLGRVLAKLGWRTTMVIGILGHAARFAIFAFAADSVPLIIGVQLLHGICYAFFFATVYIFIDDAFPKDVRVSAQGLFNLLILGVGMVVASFLFPYLAALLSSEVVTETGRHMVVDYRTLFLVPTGLALVGALLLGFAFRPLSRGPKAAIEDEAPYLSMDPGAATP
- a CDS encoding pyrroloquinoline quinone-dependent dehydrogenase, whose product is MTRKPCLSAGRGTLLLGLTTFVAACAMNARPGSNTVSDRGDWPVYGGNAGGDRYSELGQIDTRNVGKLEQVWRVDFGPGGLQTTPLVIGGVLYATTPGQKTVAMSPETGAKLWEYDPGSRSTQPIRGLAYWREGAEAHLFTSYGSYLVALSPETGQPIPTFGKDGRVDLRDELGRDPATMATFLTSPATVFKDLVIVGFRTSETAPAAPGSIRAYDARTGKLRWKFDVIPHPGEPGYDSWPTDAWKTAGGANNWAGMVVDERRGILFVPTGSAVNDFYGADRVGNNLYANSLIALDAATGRRLWHFQGVHHDLWDRDFPSPPVLLTVRRGGKSVNAVAQGSKQGMLFLFDRVTGKPLFPIEERPVPASDVPGEVASPTQPFALTPAPFARQHLTADMLTNRTPEARAAAEKAFATFNNKGPFTPLTVGKQTVVFPGFDGGAEWGGPAVDHRRGVIYINSNDVVWTGGLAETKPAPAAGNGAALYQEQCSACHGANRDGAPPEFPPLTNLSPRLDTAQIAAIIAGGKGRMPGFPQIPPADRAAIASYLAGGRAEASNGEQREAESAAPAVQRARYRFTGYRKFLDAQGYPAVAPPWGTLNAIDLNTGRYLWKIPLGEYPELSAKGMRDTGSENYGGPIVTAGGLVIIGATIYDRKLRAFDSRTGKLLWQTELPFAGVATPVTYMAGGRQFIVIATSGSRNPKGPQGSAYVAFALPTGR
- a CDS encoding sulfite exporter TauE/SafE family protein, which gives rise to MHGDLINWFVPLAAMLGAGLFAGFAAGIFGIGGGFVVVPALFVVLPLLGGTHEAVAHVAIGTSAATIIVTSIRSLLAHAKRGAVEFEVLRAWAPWIILGDGVGVLLAGHVDGRVLTIIFASGVFLMSLNFLLPKVGGKVISDEMPSGIARVGIAGGLGTFSALLGIGGGTIAIMVMTLCGRSIHRAIATASGIGTLIAIPSAIGFALIGLKETGLPWGSLGFVNMPATLAIASMSILTAPLGVAAAHSLPANLLKRIFGIYLVIIACIMFRNAIHM
- a CDS encoding sugar phosphate isomerase/epimerase family protein; translated protein: MKTLKGPGLFIAQFVNETPPFDRLDSIARWAAELGYKGLQLPTGPGSFVDLEQAAGSQDYCDEITGTLAAHGLAVTELSTHLQGQLIAVHPAYDPLFDSFAAPEVRGNPVARTEWAARQLKLAAKASRRMGLDVHVTFSGALAWPYIYPWPQRPAGLVEEAFAELARRWQPLLDCFADEGVDLAFELHPGEDLHDGVTFDRFLDLVGGHPRAAILFDPSHFQLQQLDYLSFIDHYHDRIRAFHVKDAEFRPNGRSGTYGGYQSWVDRPGRFRSLGDGQIDFRAIFSKLAQYDFAGWAVLEWECAIKHPEQGAREGAPFIADHIICVTDRAFDDFAAAQSDAARNRKLLGLAE
- a CDS encoding sugar phosphate isomerase/epimerase family protein, with amino-acid sequence MTLLDRRSILFSGLALGAMASTPSFARRRGFFARHGLPVGVQLYTVGAEAAKDLDGTLARLAAIGYRTVELAGLHGHRATELRQAADKAGLRFTSIHLQATARGREPGIDSDPARIAAEMNILGIKDVVLPLMPWPEGGRPKAGEGIGDYLARVAATPGGDIWKRTAALLNARGALLKREGLRLGYHNHNVEFAPVDGRTGFDILMAETDPALVSFEMDAGWVVAAGLDPIDLLRRYPRRFRQMHVKDVLDSTVRNFAIRQDPTEVGSGIIPWAKLLPAAYAAGIQQFYVEQEPPFAGPKFDALTKSFAYLTGQI
- a CDS encoding phospholipase D-like domain-containing protein; translated protein: MATHRQSTAKREEAGISLSIGANRLRVIENGPALREALIGLIDGATDSLKLYYYIFADDESGRMVLDRLVAARGRGVAVTLMIDAFGSADTPAAFFDPLLKAGGHFGRFGARRSTRYLIRNHQKMTIADDRRLLLGGFNVEDAYFGLPEDDAWVDLGLILEGPQVGAMSTWFGQLWRWVSTKRQRFRTLRRMVRHWHPSLHHDPADPMRWLIGGPTRRLSPWAQVVKHDLEKASRVDMVAAYFSPGRGMLKRIARAAKRQGARLILPSRSDNGATVAAARLLYGPLLRRGVEIWEYQTCKLHMKLIVIDDAVFIGSANFDMRSLFLNLEIMLRIEDKALAQEARDFISRRAGESRQVTLESYKAQRGVLTLIKQWISYFLVGVLDYTVTRRLNFRNPDAD
- a CDS encoding Gfo/Idh/MocA family protein, giving the protein MSGKTHPAPVRMAMVGGGAGSFIGPVHRMAAQLDRQIVLVAGAFSHDPDRSAATGRSLGLEDDRIHSDWRAMLAAEAAREDGAELVAIATPNHLHLPIALASLAAGFHVVSDKPATATLAEALELRDAVSATDRIYTLTYTYTGYPMIRRAREMVANGALGDIRKIVVDYPQGWLAEPIETEGNKQAAWRADPSQAGVGGCIGDIGVHAFNLAEYVSGAKVAAFVADLAAVVPGRLLDDDSNLLLRFDNGARGALLASQIATGERNNLTLRVYGSKAGMVWSHETATSLTINYLNGETRILHDGADGRSRLPAGHPEGFIEAFANIYRDTAAAIRGAPGIVDALVPGIAAGVRSMRFVERAVASSAARAGWTNLED
- the ald gene encoding alanine dehydrogenase; this encodes MIVGTVREIKNHEYRVGLTPESVHELTAHGHQVLVETGAGDGIGAHDSLYAKAGGEIVPSAREVFAAAEMIVKVKEPQAEERAMLRPGQILYTYLHLAPDPEQTRDLIASGATCIAYETVSDDHGGLPLLKPMSQVAGRMAIQAGATALEKANGGRGVLLGGVPGVLPAKVCVIGGGVVGFNAAQMAAGLGADVTILDRSPEVLEKLGIYFEARAKTRFSNRANLAECVADADLVIGAVLIPGAAAPKLVTADMLKTMKKGAVLVDVAIDQGGCFETSHATTHAEPTYVVDGIVHYCVANMPGAVARTSTYALNNVTLPHALRIADLGWKEALRSDPHLLAGLNVWNGKVTYQAVAQALDLPYTPAQEALG